The Epinephelus lanceolatus isolate andai-2023 chromosome 19, ASM4190304v1, whole genome shotgun sequence DNA segment gaaaaaaatactcaattaaactgttttttttaatttgtcaagtgaatgcaatacgcttccgtactAATGTACACAatattagatagatagatagatagatagatagatagatagatagatagaaagatagatagatagatagaaagatagaaagatcgtactttattgatcccaaacTGGGAAATTCTTGTGTTACAGCAAGTAATCAAACAGTACGTGGACAGTAATTTAAACACAATAAGACAAAAACAGATCAAAATGAAATATATGACACAAAAATAAGTAGTGTTAGATTTTAAAATATACAAGAGAAATACAcaggaatgaaataaaaatatcaaaattgcAGGTGTAAAAATAGAAGATCAATTATATTATGACCAGCAGTGCAAAGTAATGGTTGGAAATGACATCACTGACCTGCTGCTATGGTTACAGTCTTAGTTTCTTTACCTGAGAAAGCAAACAAGAATTTCCGGTCGAACAGACTTCTTTGAAAATCTGGAAATTGCAGTCCATGCACAGTTTATTTTTGACTCAGTTCCACAGTATCGTTCTTATGGTAATATGAGATTTTGGGTCCAACTATTAGAGCGCATGCAGTAACAGTCATATCCTTAAACAGAGGTTGGTGCCATTTACTTGGCCCCTTTCAGCTGAGATATTTTGGCAAGTCACAGTAGGCagagcacaggtgtaaatagtACACTGAATAATAGCTGAGTTCCATTGAACTGCTTTGGTGTCAGGGTGCTGGTATCATGCATGCTGGCCCTCTGTCACACTGGGATGCTTGGATAGAATggagccatcattaatgttatcagAAACATCTGTGTTTGTCCTGCTCtgacacgtcaaaatgtctgcccACATATTTCTCCAAAAAGCTGTCCAGTATGTTCAGaagatttaaaggagctgtgacactctaaaatgcaaaatataagCTTTCTCGCAGTATTAGCAATAAGTAGAACTTCACATCTGTCAACTCCTATATCACAGCTTCCCAACTTTTCTATGTATTTGGAACAGATCTGCTTTGCCCAGTGTAATATTTTCAGATTCTTCCTCACTGTCTGTCAGGGCTGTACCAAATAGTCTGAAACTTCAGACTTTGTAAGGGTGACATTCAAATTCTGAATCAACATTCAAAGCTGTGCAGCCTTTGTTTGCATCCCTATTCATTGTGTTTAAACCCGATGtttctgcacagttgcagatTAAGATTGAGCAAAACTAATACTATCAGCATTGTACTATCTGTAGTGTTAAACTCCTGACTGCACAGGATTGTTTCCAACTCATGTGACCCAAACATTTCAACATAGTTACCTAGATTACAGCCTCCATCATTTGCACAACAAATTCTGCACCAGACTTTTATGCTAACACTTAAATTTGAAATAATGTTCTCATTTATTTTTGTGCCTCTTCTATTGTAGCATAAAGTTGCCATATGTGTAAGGGTGTGACTGTTGGACTCTTTCAGTGGtcctctgtatttatatctgtgcacaacagcCTCTCTAACCTGTGTTATCGCTCTAAAAATTGGCAGCCAACCATtactcatgaaatatttattaacaaaatgattcaagaattcaccttaaacattttaaatgacatcaaAGCACCAATTAGACATCCATTTAAAGGGGAAGTTATGTAAGATAAtccctgtgaaggtttttttaaaaattcaattaaattacattttttagccaGAGTTTGCCTGTTTATTAGGAAATGTGTGCACAAAAcgtactgatacagtcaattaaaaattgatTCATAACTATTTGTGTAGGTCCGGTTGAAtattgcagtaataataatgtgtggttgtcacaaaatcccacggcacacctggTTTGGCATCATGGCACACCGTTTGAGAACCACTAGTATATTTCATTGTTATTTTATGCCCTCATTAGATTAGCTTACTCCCTACATGTATTTATGTTAAGAAAACTGATGAGATATATTCATTAAAGAAATTTGATGTAATAAAAACAAGATTAAGTAATTTAATCTGTTGAATCACTTTATTCAAACTGAGAATTTTGTTTAGAATATAATCTTTTTAGGGTCATGACGATGATGTAAAATATGATGACAGATGTTCAAAActtggatttttattttttttttataattcaaGTTTTTATTGTCTTGAAATGCTCGGTACATGGCATTTATATAGTATTTTCCAggcatacaaaaatacaaggcACGTATTTTTGATAATATGGAGTTGGACTCCAGTACTtgaaaaattaacaaataagtctagaaagaaagagaagaacgctaactaacaaacaaaaacatgtcacacATGTCCCTTAAACATCACTCTACAGGGTCACATAATCACTGAGCAAGTTCATAATTATGTTGGCTTATCCTCCATTTTGATATGAGTCCATAACCAGTCCCAAGGAGATTCTCCTTTCTCCTGGTCGCCATTTATTCTACTGAGCCTTCATTCATAAGATGCTATTTCCACCATTGCATTAACCCATTCTTTCAATGTCAGTCGTCTTCCATTTTCGTAGGATAACTCCACAGACCCCCATTCGCTAGCCTCAATAGAAGCTTCAAATGTGAAACATGAATTTGGGCACAGCCCTGTCTGTCGAGGCTACTTTGCCTCGGCCTGGTTGTTCATTCACAGTGGTGTAATGATGCAACGCAACGCAATTATCTGAAGTGTGATTACCAGTGCAGGTTAGGACcacagtgtaaaaagtgctCTCACAACGTCAGCAGCCTGTccgtgtatgtgtgagtgtgtgtgtgtgtgtatacagaagCAGAGACAGAGTGGTGTGAagaattatgtgtgtgtggtcagcGTGTGAACTtgcagagagagtgtgtgtgtgtgccggtCAAATTGGAAAGTTGCAACACAGGAGGcgattaaaagaaaaagtgatTCAGGTTGAACATTAGCTGCTTTTTAACTCGCACCTTAACCTGGACAGAAGTCTGGCGTCCTCACGTGAGGTCAGATGGGGCCCTTGAGGACTCGTGAGAAGTGTTGTCACAAGAACAGGTTGCTGAAgtgagagatgtgtgtgtgttagttttACTTTCAGGGCCAGTTTTGATGATGCGGCCctgctgtctctgtgttttgctTACCTTCCTGTAGCGCTGTTTACATTTTAGTCTTTGTTTACACTTAACATTCTGTTGCCTTCAGCCTGCTGCTCGCTAATGTGATTTTCAGAGTCCCTTGTAATTGTGCAGTAATGTATGAATCCTCTGAAATGTGCTTTTTTAATATGTATCCTTGAGAAATGAGATTCGACAGCACCTAGAAATAGAATCAACCACGTCGTTCTCTTCTCTCTAATAATAACGTGTCCAAATCCACAGGTTGTCTCTTCATTTTAGCAGAGACACTTTCCACAGCCGACACTTTTGTCCAGTTATTTGCCTttttatagcttttttttttttttagcgcTCTTGTTTTTGGATGGAGCCTGTGGGGGAAGTTTGTTGTTTGCTCTCCATTTGCTGCTATAGaaaacacttggaaaaaatgAAAGTGTTAGAATGAGTCTGACAGCGTGTGTTTTGCACTGAAACACCCGTGTAAGAGCGTTACCTTCGAATAGTGTATGAATAGTCTTACGTCAGTTTGATAGAGATATTTATCGAATCTGTTTTGTATGGATTAATGCACCAAACACTTGTTTGTCCAGAAAATAGGCCATTAAAGGCACTTCAGGAAAATGGATCTGTCTATATAAAGTAAAAGTCATCATCTGTTAATGGAAAAAACTCAAACACCAACGGTTTCTTTCAAATATTTGTTCGTTTCGTCAACCTAGAGATGGTATACCTATCCACTGTTGTCCCACAGTTTGATTTTGTCGTACTAAGGCTGTGGAAATGTATCCCCAATTCCACAAATGCTCCATTCCTCTTCTCTCATCCATCATTCAATTATAGAGACAGCAGTAGTGTCAGATGATGCAGGGTGTGTTCTCAGCCTCGACAACAGCCCCATTGACCGAGAGACACGACTGCATCACCGTCACCATCCCCATCCCCATCAGCATCAATCTATCAGCCCATTGTTTGCTGCTTTTTCCACATCAACTGAATTTGGTGTCACTATTGTTGTCTCTGTCCAAGCAGGAAGCGGGGCTGACCAACGGCACGCCGGTCGAGACGTCGAGTCCCGCCTCCACGTCCTCGCTCTTCAACAGGCTGCAGCTGGACGACGACCTGGAAGCAGACGTGCGGGACCCCTACGTGGACGCCGCAGAGACCCGTGACCTTTTTGTCACGGTTGACGACCCAAAGAAGCACGTCTCCACCATGGAGACCTACATCACCTACAGAGTCTCCACAAAGGTCAGCTATTGGCTGGTGTCATGGTAACACCGTCTACCTGGTTCTCTTTGGGCATTTGGGGTCGTATTAAACCTCTGTCTAATTGGGTCATGGTGGTTGTTTAGCATGTTTTATGCTTGATGTTGCTCTGAACCATTTTTCTGAGCATACAGTGAAATTATCTGCGCCACCTGAAGTAGGTAATCCATCATAGTGAATACACATTAGATCGGCTCATTGTCTGACAATGGTTTAAGAGGCATCAGTCACTTTGTTGAGGTAAGGATAGTGATGTCACTTGGGAAGACGGACTTCTTAAATACGTTTTTGGTTGCCAGAGCCACTATAGCACACTACAGTATATCGAGGCACTACTGCCACACTCTGTAGCACATCCTAGAGCTCAAGAGCTCAAACTGGCTGAAGATATTCCCGACTTTCTTCCTCGTCCTTTCTGTAAAGAGTTGGGTCAAGGGCTTTTGTGGCCTGCCAACTATTCTACCTGCCATTGTCACAATCCTAGAGAGTTTATTCTTGGATGTACAGTTAAGATGTAAGGTTTTATTTTGGGGAGGTCAGTCCCAGAGTCTGTTGGCTATCTGATAAAGATAAGCTTCTGGGGGGCAAAGGGCCAATATTTTGGGCCAGATATCTGAGCTAAGACATCTCAGCTAATCTCTGTTAGCCTATCACAGGGGTCAAAAACCCTTACTATCCAAAGGTCTCAAATAATCTGCCTGGAGCCGTAGAACATATTCGAGCGTTATGATGCAGTTAACAGTCAGTCAAAATTCGCCcatcaacattactaatagaTCTAAATGAGCTACTTTGCAGGGTTGGCGGTAGAAGCAAACatgtccacacactgttaagTTCTCTATTGTCCTCCAAGACTTTTTAATctggaatccatagctagctTAGTTTAGCTAGGGAGATCCAAGACAAGCCATCACTATTGAAGTTCGGCAAAATTTAtaggaaaaagagagaggccATATCACATACatttagttgatgaaatgtaaaaacgtAATTTTATTCAGTGTGTAGGCTATAGGGCTGCAcctgatgattattttcattgtcgactaatctgttgattatttctttgattagttgattaatcatttcatcgaaaaatgtgttaaaatgttgaaaaatttcGGTccgtctctcccaaaccccaaaattatgtcatctaatgtcttgtttcgtactcacgccaaagggttttagttcaccatcgtgggagagtgtgtaaagctgccaatatttgaacgtaagaagctgcaatgagagtattttggggtacttttacagtacttttcaatgaaaaatgactgaaatcgATTAGACtacttaaattaaatgaaaatgttaaataatAGCCATTATCAATTTCTATATTAttactaatttatttttttgccaaaCCCAGCCATTGGAGAGGGGCGAAaaagccacaggttgcctacccctggccTATCATATCTGCATATAAATGgacattaatttaaataaagcaAATATGAAGCTAACTCGTCATGCTTTAAGACTCTGCTGCCGTTAGAATGTAATTGGTCAATCTCACTTGGGccacaaatggaaaccagaacacttctgATACCAAAATTTTGTCCCGTCATTTACAgataagtttttattttacatccaGGCTTTGACTGGCGCTCCTTTTTAATTACATTATCTTGTTGCGTCTTCTTCTCCTGACTGGAGAATTAGCACCACCTTCTGCTTATCTTGATGAACCAACCCTCAGTATTCGCTAAACAGCAATGGATGAAAAAGtgcataaatttgcattttctgttGTTGATATCTGAAAATTCTGTTAACATTTGTTCTATCAGTTCAAAGCTAATGTGCCACCTGCAGGAATGGAAAGTAAAAGCAAAGGCACCAGTTTCAAACTGCGAACCCGCAGATGTTGCCTCCTGCAGGCAAAGAATGCATCCCAGGCTGATGGAACAGATGCAGCTTCTGTTAGGAAAACACTTCCTCCAGCTCCCCATAAAAGATTTATACTCCAGCGGGGAGATGTATTCAGTAACTTATGTGGATCTTGTGTTCCATCATGACATCTGTCTGCcagtaaacacagcagcaggccTCGGAGCCGCCGCGCTGCCTGACTCAACTTAATTTGCTCTGACTTTCAGCAGGGCCTTTCCGTCGTGTAATGAAAGAAACAGATTCAGGGGGAGACACTGCCAGGAGCCGTCGGGTGGCGTCATGACAACAGTTGCTATGTGCACCATGGTGCCTTGGCTCAGAGGCCGTAGACAAATATCACAGCCCACTATGAGCACAAAGTGTTAATTGAGAGTATGTGGGGGCTGCCATTTAACACTATAGTGTGAAAGAGAGTGTGCGTGCGCAGTGTCAGCTATATTTCAAGGTCAATAAGCATGTACAGTAATCCTGATCTGTGCAGAGACATGTTCCCCCTCCAGTATAATGTGTGCCTGTGATATGTGTGCTAATGCACTGGCTTTTAGAAGGTGatttattgtttgtgtgtttttccttcAGACAACACGGGTAGAGTTTGACCTACCGGAGTACTGTGTGCGGCGGCGGTACCAGGACTTTGACTGGCTGAGGATCAAGTTGGAGGACAGCCAGCCAACCCACCTCATCCCTGTAGGTCAAATGAGCCGGGACGCAGCCTTGTGTACCGCTTGTCATCGAGAAACCCTCTATTTACATCCTCTAACTCTGCTTCTCCCATTTCCTCTACTCTGTGCTCATCTGCAGCCGTTGCCAGAGAAGTTCGTGATGAAGGGCGTGGTCGATCGTTTTTCGGAAGAGTTCGTGGAGACGCGGATGAAGGCTCTGGACAAGTTCCTGAAGCGAGTCGCCGACCACCCCGTCCTCTCCTTCAACCCACATCTAAACGCTTTCCTAACTGCCAAGGTGAGAGAACACAGGGGTGGAAAGTTCACTGTTTGACTTTGTGGGACAGGAAACAAAAGATTGCTCAACATGATCAACACACAGACGAATTCAGGTCAGTCAGGCAAACTGACAGAGCTTTTTCTGTCACATGCTTGTGTGCAATTCACTGTGTTATATTGCGTGTCGTTACCCAAAACGTAATCTCAGCAGCTATCTGTCAGTAAAGTGCAGTACCACAAAACACCCAGCTTCTACttccgtgtgtgtgtatatgtgtgtgcgtgtgtgcgtgtgtgcgtgtgtgtgtgtgtgtgtgtgtgtgtgtgtgtgttctccagTCACAATTTTTGTCTCTAAGTAGCTGAGACACAAGACaagactttattgatccctgtggGGAAATGAGGTTGTTGCAGCAGTAAAATAATTGGACTCGGTAAAAGAAACTGGAGCATAAGCATAACATTGACAGTGTCACACCGGTGATAACATAAACAACCAAAGTAGCTGTCGGGTTCTTTTCAACATGCATGTGACAATTTCAGCCCGTTAGGTACAAGAGACGAACAGAATATTAACATTTTTGGATTagattgtattatttatttacaaaatatgAATAGAAATCTGGTCATGTCTGTGTTTTAGTATCACAAGGTCCATGTTTTATTCCTGTTTGTCGATTCGTGCTTGTGTACTGTGATTCTCAATGTCGAGGCCCGTTGTCACTCTGTCTGCAGGACCTGAACAAGCGTCAGGGTCTGGCCCTGCTGACCAAAGTAGGTGAGTCAGTGAAGCACGTGGCCGGAGGCTACAAGCTGCGGGCACGGCCGCCGGAGTTCTGCGCCATGGGAGAATACCTGGACACCTTCAGCCAGAAACTGGGAACCATCGACCGCATCGCTCAGAGGATCCTCAAGGAGCAGTCAGGTTAGACCAATGATAATGAAATGACCTGTATCGGCTGGTTGGcattgtttggcatttttgcctttattggacactTGTTAGCATAGGGACCAATGGGAAACATGGGCATAGACAGAGATAGAGGGGTATAACATGCAacaaaagccccgtttccaccgataAGTACAGTTGCAGCTCAGTTCGGTACGTTTTTCTtatctgtttccactgtgaaaagttgtggatgtaCCAATGAAACTGTTCTGTACtgtctccattttttttttatgtgtgtcacCGGTGAAGAGCCAGGAAACACAGCGGATGCttgacagagcagtgagtgacaacaacctggCCCACATTtcagagtactgtttgtggtggaaaccctagggtctaggtaccatatctgaagggttacttttggttccaaaggtaccatactgaaagtttttggtggaaatggggctaaaggtccaatactaagtCATCCTTTACATGTTATAGAGAACCCAGCAGGCTTGCAGATGGTTATAAACCAGTTTATTGATTCATTATAATTTGACAATAAAGAGAGGGCTTTccgtatagactcatacaaaagtaatcacTTATGATCGACTACAAGTGTGGAGGTATATATATCTGCATAGACCTCTGCCTGTATATGCCTTTTGTCTTTGTAAATTGCTGTATTCGGGATGATGGTGGGCACAGtgtgcaggtgaggtcgggactctttaaaggtagtgaccaggtgcaAGGCAGTAAGCGTCagaaaaccccccaaaaaaccctgcAAACATAGTGCACTAAAATGAaactggggttggctttcactttgacTGGAGTTGTTTACAGACAGTAACCAACATGTCCTGTATAGTATGCCTTTAACAAATGAGAAATTATTCCATTAAAATCATACTTAAAGGGTATATAAATGAGCAACATAAAGCAATCAGTAACTGGATAAATTGAAATTATATTCAGtgtgaaaaagagaaataaaaagctgAGTTCTGAAATGATTTTAACTGCACAGGTGTCTCCCTTTCATCCTCTTCTACTTACTGACTCTGTTATTGACACAGAGCATTATGCTGGTACACATAAGCCCTGGGATGTAACAGGCACTTCCAGTAGCGAGAGAGCAAAAGCCACTTCTTCATAATTTCTTCTTCCAAATGTGTATTTGAGGCACCAGGAAGCAACATTTTGAAACAGTTGTGTGTGCTGCTTGCAACATGCCCTCAAATAGTACCCTCTATATTCTGTTTCTTCTCTTAGTGGACTACTTCCTGCCAGCTTTTTCATATGTGCTACATTGTGGTTGTGGTTAGTTTATGTCATGCAGTGTTCAGTCGTCAGCCGGGTGGCTAACACTAGCTTGTGTGCAGTATTGATTCACTGGCGTTAGTGTTTGGTTGGAGAAAAACCCACAGCCTGTGGCCTTGAGGGTGCACGGTTGATAAGTGCGGGCCTAACTCATGCATGACAAGTGATCCTGTAAATACCTGACATCTGCCGTGTGAAATGCTCCTTGTCACCATCTGTTCGGGCTTTGGATGTGTTGCAGTGTGTGGCCTGAGAGTCTGCAGCGTAAACCAAAGGTCCTTGTTTCCATATTGGAGGAGATAAGATGGAAGCTCAGGGAGCTGTAGATAATAAAGGCCTACGAGCTGACAGAGTGTGTGGAAAAGAAAATGCCTCGCATGCTTGACTCAGCGTTTAGCCATCACCCACCCATGTGTAATTTACAAATATAGATTTTGCAATTAAACTCATCGATCTCTCCGTATCGCCtgtgaggaaagaaaaaaaacttctgCTTTGATGTTGTTACAGAATATTAGCTGCTCAAACTTTAAATCTAGAAACAGAGAATCCAAGGAGTATGAAAATTCAGCAGACATTGaactgaaaaaggaaaaaagaaagtgtcttgtttgtctgtttaatcacctctttgttttcctttcaCCCCCATTAGAGTACCTGACAGAGCTGCGTGAGTATGGCACAGTGTACTCCAGCTGGGTGGGGTCGGAGGATGAGCTGCGGCGCCCCCTGGAGGGCGTGGCTGGCTGCGTGACGACGTGCTGCTCAGCGCTGGATGACCTGAGTGAGAACATGACCCAGGACTTCCTGCCCGTACTCAGAGAGTATGTCCTCTACATAGAGTCCATGAAGGTGAGAGGGACGAGGGACGTCGTACAGgacgttttttgtttgtttgcaggtcctaaaaagtcttaaatttaattttataaatcATGGGccttaaaaggatagtgcacccaaaaatgaaaattcagtcattaactactcaccctcatgccgagggaggctctggtgaaggtTTATACCTTTTtgtttatgtcagggcttcaggacacttggatcactacggacgagcagtatggagatattttgtgatttcaattatgtagttttttgggcgttttaatctggggcgccatcagccattaggtgtgcagttgtgctgctacccactcccccttcggatctccacaagtgttgtgaggactctaaaacttcacctaaGCCCCccttcatttttgggtgcactatccctttaatagcAATTGAATAGttataaatttgaatttgtgagctcttaattgccacaaacatttaatCTAATTATATTTATCCATCTGTTAATTGTTTGTCAAAATGATTAAAGCTCATCTGCATAAAAGTCCACATTtataatgttacaaatctttaaacctaccatTGAACCTGATACTGTCTTTTAACTctatacttgcacttacctgtcgATAAAATGTAGATTACCTAACTCATTCTGTAGATCCATTGATCCATATTCCCACATAAAATCTTCTTCTGGATATGGCCACATACATAGATCTTACCTTTTCTGCTTACCTAATGctttaatatttcaaaaatatgtATCGTCCAAAAATCAGTTTTATATTCGGTTAAAAAATTATgttgaaaaggtcttaaaaagcattaaatttaagggTCTGATACCTTTAGACACCTTGGTTTGTTGTTGGGAGAGAGCTGGCTACAGAATAGCAAGTCAGCCTTGTGGGCctagtggctggctgcagtactgCAACAAAAAATCCCCTCACAGACTTCcatcatgaaaaataaagagaaaattattttttgatttatagtaataaaaaaatcagagtaAATGCTTAATCAAtgccaaacacaaacacacacacgcactgtgTCCCAGGTCCATACCATATACTAATTCTATTCAGTTTGCACTGCATACTAATCATCAAAGAATACTGTTTTCTATAAAAGTTGGGACACTGTCTAGAGTGTAAGTAAAACACAATGTGATCATTTTCTGATCCTTTTTTTCTGACATGTATTCAATTGAAAACAATACAAAGACAAGATAATTAATGTTCTACCTCATCAGTTTCCCTTATTTTGGTAAATATATGCTTATTCTAAATTTCAtgccagaaaaatgtttcaaaaaagTTGGATCAGTGATGGGATGGGAAAGAGTTGCattttcaaaacttcaacaatcAGTGTCCCCAGTTCCCAACAATGATTGAGTGTTAttgaaagaaaaggtgatgtaacacagtggctGACATGCCGCTTCCCTCTTTTGGAacgtgttgcaggcatcaaaataagtgtatatttacaaaaactataatgtttatcagtttgaacattaaatatcttgtctatATAGGGATTGTTTTTTCAGTTATATTACTATactataaatatatttacattttacatagtGTCTTTTTTGGAGACGGGGTTGTACAAAAAAAGCCCCCAGCATACCTCACCATTTTATACTAACAGGAAATGATACATGACACTGGGCGTCGATCAAACTGTCACAGACAAATaagcatcaaaatgtttttccttatgatttaaacctgtttttttgttgtttgtttccaaGGTATTTATGAGCTGTTTCACCAACAATTTGTTTCCTTTGTGCATCACATTGCAGGAGAATAGTGGGCATCAACAGCACACACAAGTAGTCCAGATTAATTTTGTACACTCTTATAGTTTGAGTATTCTTCACTCTGCAGTGTGAACTTACTACATACTAAAAATCTGATTAGAGTTAGTGTGCATtgtggattttggacacagctgCAGACTGAGCCACCTTTGACCCTGAATCGAGGAAGTAGCATCTGAAAATCTGCGTGTGTCACATCCTGCACTCACAGAGCTCCTGAATCAgcatctctctttctgtttaacTTTGTCTCTCTTTAGAAACATTTCAGTATCAGTAAACGTCACACAAAattgcaaaataaaacaactgaTGTTTTCTGGTTGATTACAGAATGTTTTGAGGAAGCGAGACCAGAGCCAGGCGGAGTACGAGGGCCGACTAGAAGCAGCCATATTGCGCAAACAGGAGGACAGTAGGACGCCAGTaagcctcctccttcctctcatcTGAGTCTGAGGCTTCTTTCACACACTGAGGccttaaaagttgctgtgtTCACTGTTGCCAGTTCCAGGAGTGTCTGTTTTCCTGAAGTTCAGTTTTGCTTTCTGTAATGATTTTAAGAATGATCTTACAGAACAACAGAGGTTaatctttttcagaataagtgGAAAAATACTGTGAACAGTCTCTTAAAATAAACGCCTTCAGTGCTGATAGGAATATATTTTGTTCATATGCTATACTAACACCACAAAGAAAGAATCTCAGAATTTTTGAGggaaaaataaaagtcttttCTCACTCTCTGATATTTCTCTAATAAAGCCCTTCTCTCCAAAACTCCTGCACCGCCCACACCCCCTCTGGCTGTAGCCCTGTAACCTGAAGTCTTGCATTATGTCCCCTGAAGGCCACTGTAGCTGTAGTTTCCTCTCTCTTGCCTTAGATGCCGGCAGAGGTGGAGAAATGCCAGGACAAAGTGGAGTGTTTCAACGCCGATCTGAAGGCAGACTGGGAGCGCTGGCAGAGCAACAAGAGACAAGACTTCAAACAGCTTCTTACCGGCATGGCCGACAAAAACATCAACCACTATGAAAAGGTGCGTAGGCTGCTGTAAAGCTCTGTGTTTTGACTTTAAGACACTGCAGTAGCGTGGAATTTAGATCTCTGTGAGAAGATCGAGTCGGCTTGTTTCATTGATCAAAACATTAGCAAGATGACATTTTCCTTAAGTTGTCATCACACA contains these protein-coding regions:
- the snx30 gene encoding sorting nexin-30 isoform X2, producing MSVGAPRGLASSGQKPIAEILHPLSAAEEPHSVTVNIGGDKEAGLTNGTPVETSSPASTSSLFNRLQLDDDLEADVRDPYVDAAETRDLFVTVDDPKKHVSTMETYITYRVSTKTTRVEFDLPEYCVRRRYQDFDWLRIKLEDSQPTHLIPPLPEKFVMKGVVDRFSEEFVETRMKALDKFLKRVADHPVLSFNPHLNAFLTAKDLNKRQGLALLTKVGESVKHVAGGYKLRARPPEFCAMGEYLDTFSQKLGTIDRIAQRILKEQSEYLTELREYGTVYSSWVGSEDELRRPLEGVAGCVTTCCSALDDLSENMTQDFLPVLREYVLYIESMKNVLRKRDQSQAEYEGRLEAAILRKQEDSRTPMPAEVEKCQDKVECFNADLKADWERWQSNKRQDFKQLLTGMADKNINHYEKCQAAWESLITLLQDKQTEDKTSETN
- the snx30 gene encoding sorting nexin-30 isoform X1, coding for MSVGAPRGLASSGQKPIAEILHPLSAAEEPHSVTVNIGGDKQEAGLTNGTPVETSSPASTSSLFNRLQLDDDLEADVRDPYVDAAETRDLFVTVDDPKKHVSTMETYITYRVSTKTTRVEFDLPEYCVRRRYQDFDWLRIKLEDSQPTHLIPPLPEKFVMKGVVDRFSEEFVETRMKALDKFLKRVADHPVLSFNPHLNAFLTAKDLNKRQGLALLTKVGESVKHVAGGYKLRARPPEFCAMGEYLDTFSQKLGTIDRIAQRILKEQSEYLTELREYGTVYSSWVGSEDELRRPLEGVAGCVTTCCSALDDLSENMTQDFLPVLREYVLYIESMKNVLRKRDQSQAEYEGRLEAAILRKQEDSRTPMPAEVEKCQDKVECFNADLKADWERWQSNKRQDFKQLLTGMADKNINHYEKCQAAWESLITLLQDKQTEDKTSETN